Part of the Flavobacterium sp. KS-LB2 genome is shown below.
TTATCCTTTTTTGGTTCACAAAAAGCTCTGAATAACAAATCTAATACTTCATCACTTCCATTTCCGAGCAAAATTTGATTTGTTTTAACATTTCTCTGCTTTGCTAAAACTGCTTTTACAGTAATTTGTTGTGGATCTGGATAGCGATTTACTCCATTCTCAAACGGATTTTCATTGGCATCCAAAAAAATCATATCGGCAGTATCAAAATCCTCAAATTCATCACGAGCAGAGGAATAAGGTTTCATTATTTTTACATTCTCCCGAACCAAGTTATTAATATCAAAACTATTTTCCATCTTCAATTGCTTTTAATCGTAATGTAACTGCATTTTTGTGTGCTTGTAATCCTTCGGCTTCAGCCATCATTTCAATAGCTCTACCTATATTTTGAATTCCTGTTTCAGTTATTTTTTGAAAAGTCATTGCTTTAGTGAAACTATCTAGATTTACGCCACTGTAATTCTTGGCATAACCGTTTGTTGGCAACGTATGATTGGTTCCTGAAGCATAATCTCCAGCGCTTTCAGGAGTAAAATTCCCTATAAATACAGATCCTGCATTTTGAACGCCATTACTATAAAAATCATCAAATTTGGAACAAATGATAAAATGTTCCGGTCCATATTCATTGATTAAGTCCAAGGCGATTTTATCATTTTCAACAAAAATTAATTTTGAATTCGCAATTGCTTTTTCGGCTATCGACTTTCGCGGAAGTAAATCCATTTGAGTTTGAATTTCGTTTTCAACAGCATCAATTAATTTTTTAGATGTAGAAACTAAAATTACTTGACTATCTGCTCCGTGTTCTGCTTGTGACAATAAATCCGAAGCTACAAAAGCCGGAACTGCAGAATCGTCAGCAACAATCAACAATTCTGATGGACCCGCCGGCATATCAATTGCTACGCCAAATTGTGTTGCCAATTGCTTAGCCACGGTCACAAATTGATTTCCGGGACCAAAAATTTTATACACTTTAGGAATCGTTTCTGTTCCAAAAGTCATTGCTGCAATAGCTTGAATCCCGCCTACTTTTAATATTTTAGTAACACCACATAAATTGGCAGTATATAAAATAGCTGGATTTATAGTCCCATTTTTATCTGGAGGAGAACACAGAACAATTTCGTTACAACCTGCAATTTCTGCTGGAACAGCAAGCATCAATACTGTTGAAAATAAAGGTGCTGTTCCCCCAGGAATATACAAGCCAATTTTTTGAATGGGTCTTTTTTCTTGCCAACAGTTAACTCCTTCAATGGTTTCAACAACCACTCTTTCTGTTTTTTGGGCGGTATGAAATTTTTCAATATTTGACTTAGCAAGTGAAATAGCTTCTTTCAATTCAGTAGAAATGGATGCAATTGCTTGTTCGATTTCGAATTGAGTAACTTCAATTGCATCGATTGTAGCACCGTCAAAAAGCGATGTATACTTTGCTACAGCGGCATCTCCTTTTTTCTGAACTTCTTTAAAAATTTCTTTTACTGTTAACTCAATGTCATCTACCGTTTTTGTAGGCCTTTCTAAAATAGCGGACCATGTTTCTGGTTTTGGATTGTATATTTTGTTCATTTTGTTATGTTTAACCGCAAAGTTCGCAAAGGTTTCGCAAAGTTCGCAAAGAATTCTTAAATAGAATACGTAATAATTTAAAACTTTTAAAGGACCATTTTTTCAATTGGACAAACCAAAATCCCTTCGGCTCCAACTTCTTTCAACTGATCAATCACATCCCAAAAAGTGTCTTTGTCGATTACAGAGTGTACGCTGCTCCACCCTTCTTGTGCGAGAGGTAAAACGGTTAAACTTCTTAGTACAGGAAGAATTTTTCCAACAGCATCAATTTTATCATTTGGAATATTCATCAAAATATACTTTGATTTTCTTGCTCTTAAAACAGATTCTATTCTGAATTTTAAGGTGTCAATTATTTTTTGAGATTCGGGGCTTACTTTTGGAGAAACCGCTAAAACCGCTTCACTTTTAAAAATAACTTCAACCTCTTTCAGATTATTCTTAAATAAAGTGCTTCCGCTGGAAACAATATCAACAATAGCATCTGCTAAACCAATGTTTGGAGCTATTTCTACTGAACCTGAAATCTGGTGAATATCGACTGTTACGCCTTTGGAATTGAAAAAATCAAGTACTGTTTTAGGATAGGAAGTAGCAATACGCATTCCGTCAAGATCTTTTACAGATTTATAATTAAATGCTTTTGGTACCGCAACAGATACTTTACATTTTGAAAAACCTAATTTTTGAATTACTTCAATATTACCTCCTTTTTCGACCAATAAATTATCGCCAACTATAGCAATATCTACAACACCATCCATTAAATATTGTGGGATATCTGAATTTCTTAAATATAAAACCTCTAAAGGGAAGTTTGATGCTTCGGCTTTTAACTGGTCGATTCCGTTGTCGATTGAAATACCAGCATCTTTTAGAATTTGAATGCTGTCTTCGTTTAAACGCCCTGATTTTTGAATTGCAATTTTTAATGTACTCATTTTTTTGTTTTTTTAGTAGAATAGTGTTTGAGTACAAATTGAGGCAATAAAAAAACCCGTTTGATGTACTCAAACGGGTTTTTAAATATGATGATTTACACACATACCATTAACACATCGCTTGAGAGCAATAATGAAAATGATGATGATGCAATTGATTTGTAAACATTTTTGTTTTTATTTTTAGAATTAAATTCTTTTGCAAATATAAGAGATAAATTATTTAAAAAGCAATTTTTATTTTAACTTAAAGTTGTAAAATTGTTAAAATTACTTTTTGTCTCTCGTTACACTTGATTCGCTCTCATTAGAATTTGTATCGTTTGCAACATTGAGAACGCTTTCTTCTCTAATTTCAGTATGACGAATTTCACCACCTGAAGTTCCTACCAAGGTTGCTAGATAAACCCCTAAAACAGCAACGACTACAGCTACGAAGGAAATAAATTTTGCTTTGGAGTGTCTTTGCACATTCAAAATTAGGCCTAAAATAGAAATTCCACTTAATAAATATAATACAATAGCTAGTTTCTCTGCTATTTCCTCATGTTCGTGAATAATTGCTTTTCCTATTCCAGGAAAATCCTCTACCATTTCCTCTGCTCCTTCACCGGTAGACATGCTAAAAAAGCCAAAAACAGCTGCAATTACAAATAATACATAAGCTGTATTTTGTATGGACTTGTTCTTGAGTACTATCCCAGCGATTAAAATTCCAAGGCCAAAAATCGTCCCAATAATTGGAAAATGGTTTACCACCATGTGTAAATGAGCATCATTCATAATATAATTTATTAAAGGTTAAAAAAAAATAAAACTTGTAATACATGTAAATTACCACTCGAAACTGGTTATTTATTTTATCCAGCCAGTGAAACTCCAATGAGTGAGCCAATTCCATACGTGACGGCTGCAGCTGCTAAACCAAAGAAAACTTGTCTAAATCCTGAAAACAAAACGCTTTTACCTGTTAATAAAGTAATTGCTGCTCCAATTCCAAAAAGCCCAATTACACTACTCCCAATACTTAATAAAAT
Proteins encoded:
- the hisD gene encoding histidinol dehydrogenase, whose product is MNKIYNPKPETWSAILERPTKTVDDIELTVKEIFKEVQKKGDAAVAKYTSLFDGATIDAIEVTQFEIEQAIASISTELKEAISLAKSNIEKFHTAQKTERVVVETIEGVNCWQEKRPIQKIGLYIPGGTAPLFSTVLMLAVPAEIAGCNEIVLCSPPDKNGTINPAILYTANLCGVTKILKVGGIQAIAAMTFGTETIPKVYKIFGPGNQFVTVAKQLATQFGVAIDMPAGPSELLIVADDSAVPAFVASDLLSQAEHGADSQVILVSTSKKLIDAVENEIQTQMDLLPRKSIAEKAIANSKLIFVENDKIALDLINEYGPEHFIICSKFDDFYSNGVQNAGSVFIGNFTPESAGDYASGTNHTLPTNGYAKNYSGVNLDSFTKAMTFQKITETGIQNIGRAIEMMAEAEGLQAHKNAVTLRLKAIEDGK
- the hisG gene encoding ATP phosphoribosyltransferase → MSTLKIAIQKSGRLNEDSIQILKDAGISIDNGIDQLKAEASNFPLEVLYLRNSDIPQYLMDGVVDIAIVGDNLLVEKGGNIEVIQKLGFSKCKVSVAVPKAFNYKSVKDLDGMRIATSYPKTVLDFFNSKGVTVDIHQISGSVEIAPNIGLADAIVDIVSSGSTLFKNNLKEVEVIFKSEAVLAVSPKVSPESQKIIDTLKFRIESVLRARKSKYILMNIPNDKIDAVGKILPVLRSLTVLPLAQEGWSSVHSVIDKDTFWDVIDQLKEVGAEGILVCPIEKMVL
- a CDS encoding DUF2231 domain-containing protein produces the protein MNDAHLHMVVNHFPIIGTIFGLGILIAGIVLKNKSIQNTAYVLFVIAAVFGFFSMSTGEGAEEMVEDFPGIGKAIIHEHEEIAEKLAIVLYLLSGISILGLILNVQRHSKAKFISFVAVVVAVLGVYLATLVGTSGGEIRHTEIREESVLNVANDTNSNESESSVTRDKK